AAGATGAAATGCGGCTCCAGTTGCCCGCGCAAGGCATCCAGCCTTTGCTGTTCGAGGTCCAGCCGCAGATGTAGTACATCGTTCATGGATTGCTGCAGGGCGCGTTCACGCACACGCGCCTGCCGCCAGGTACAGATTGCCAGTACCGCAATGAAAGTACCTGTGGACCAGGCAAATTCGAGGAAAATCGTAAAGTTACGCATATTGAAAGCCGTACTGACGATGTCTTGCAAACCAAAACCGGGTTTGTCCTTGAGCAGATCAAGAATGGCGATATACATCACTTCCAGCGGCAGAAAGCCCAGCAACATGATTGCATAGGCCAGCGCTATGCCCTTCGCCTTGCTGAGAAATCGTTCGTACCGCATGAAAATCAGGTAGAGACAGGTACTGAAAACCATCATCAGCAGATGGCTGCTGACCCAGAACCAAAGTATCTCGCTAAAGCTGCGCTGGGTGGTCCCGTACTTGACCAGGTCACCATAATTGCCAAGCGCACCAATGGCGCACAGGCTGGTCCATACCACAATATTGCTCAGCAAGAGCTTGAGCAAGCTGATCGCCGTGAGGGGTGGAACCTGGTTCAGGACGGGAGTATCTGGGCGGGCATTTTCCATAGCAGCAGTATAGCAGTCTGCATGACCATATTTGCTTGCGCAGGGAGGTAGCAGAGACAGGGTTTCGGGGTTTCGTCACAAGCTTTGCCATGACAGTTTATCGCTGCCAGATAATCAATTTCTGAAATTAAATTGCCAAGGCAAAGGGAAGCACATGGATGTGAAACTCAAAGTGAATGGACAGGTACGCACATGCCAGGCAGATGGCGATACTCCCCTGCTCTGGATACTGCGTGAAGACCTGGGCCTGACAGGCACCAAGTTTGGCTGCGGTGCCGGCCTGTGCGGTGCCTGTACCGTGCATCTGGATGGTCAGGCTCTACGCAGTTGCCTCGTGCCGGTGGAGGGCCTGAATGGGCGCAACATCACCACGATAGAAGGCCTGTCGCCCGACCGCAGCCATGTCCTGCAACAAGCCTGGATAGAGCATCAAGTGCCGCAATGCGGGTATTGCCAGTCAGGCATGCTGATGGCGGCGGCCGCCTTGTTGAAAACCACACCACGTCCGAGTGACAAGCAAATCGATGCTGTCATGACCAATTTGTGCCGTTGCGGTACTTATCCGCGTGTCAGGGCCGCCATACATACTGCTGCTGCGAAGCTCAAACCATTGGCAGGCAAGAAAGGGATAAAAGCATGACTACCCTGGCTTCGCCTGCGCGCAGGAATTTCCTTAAATCTTCTCTGGTGGCCGGTGCATGGGTATTGGGCAGCAGCACCATACCCATGCTTGATAGCCTGGCAGCGGATGAAACAAGCAAGGCAGGGTCGCCCTTGAATTCGCCCTTTGATTTCTGGCTCAGCATGGACGGCACAGGTGTGGTGACTGCTTACACTACCGTCACCAATCTGGGGCAGGGCACACATGCGGCGATTGCCCAGATCGTCGCAGAAGAACTGGAAATGTCCATCGCAAATGTACGCATAGAACATGCACCCGTCGTCAAGCAATTCCACCGGGAATGGCCACCCGGCATCACGACTTTTGGCAGCGCTGGTTTTAATACTGCAATGGTAACGATAGCACCAGCCTGCGCAGCGGCAAGGCAAATGTTGTTGCAGGCGGCAGCCTTGCAATGGCAAGTCGATGTCAAAGACTGCATGGCGATTCAAGCGCAAGTGAACCATGCTGCCACAGGCCGCAGCTTGCCCTATACCGCCTTGATCAAGGCGGCAGCAATGCTGACACCGCCAGAAAAACCGATAATCAAGCCACCCAAGGACTGGAAGGTGCTGGGGCAGTCCGCACCACGCCCCGACATCCCGGCGCGGGTAGATGGCAGTGCCGTGTTTGGCATTGATGTGCAAAGACCGGGCATGCTGATGGCAGCTGTCCTGCATGCGCCGCGCTTTGGCAGCAGCTTGCAAAGCGTCGATGATAACCCTGCACTGGCTGTGAAAGGAGTACGCAAGGTCGTGCATCTGCCGAATGCCGTAGCGGTAGTAGCGGAGCGTTACTGGATAGCTCACAAGGCAGTGCAATTGTTGAAGCCTGTATGGCAGGATGGCGCGCATGCCAGCATCAACACCGCAGAGATGCGCACCAGCCTGCTGAGGGCAGTTGCTGCTGGCGATGGCAAGCTCTCCCCTCGTCCAAAAAAACAAAAAGAAGGTGCTGCAGAGACCGCAATGAGCGAAGCAAGCAGCATTATCGACACCAGCTTTGATGTACCCTTCCTGGCCCATGCAACGATGGAACCCCTGAATGCTACCGTTGAAGTGACTGCTACAGGCGCACAAGTCTGGCTCTCCACCCAAAGCCAGACGGACACACAAAATGGCGTCGCCAAGGCACTGGGTTTTCAGCCTGAGCAGGTACAGATATATACCCAGCACGTAGGTGGCGGTTTTGGCCGCAGGCTGGAACATGATTTTGCTATCGAGGCCGCCTTGATCGCCAAAGCTGCCGGTGCCATCGTAAAAACCATCTGGTCGCGTGAGAACGATATGCGCTCTGGCTATTACCGCCCCATCACCGCTGCCCGCGTGCAACTGGCACTGGATAAAGATTATCTGCCCATGGTTTTACGGCTCGATACTGCGGGGCCCTCACTACTCGAATATACGCAGGTCACGAATAGCCCGGCCAGGGATGGTCTGGACTGGACCTATATCATGGGCTGGTTCGGCAGCAGTTATAAATTTCCATTATTCGATACGCGCTGGACACGCGTAGATTTTGGCGTTCCCTGTTCTTACTGGCGCTCGGTAGGCAATTCGCAAAATTGTTTTTTTCTTGAACATACACTGGAACAGGCCGCCCGCAAGGCGGGCATGGATAGTCTGGAATACCGTCGTCGTCTGTTACAACATAATCCCAAAGCCCTTGCCTTTGTGAATGCGCTGGCAGAACACGCAGGCTGGAGCAAGCCCTTGCCCAAGGGCCATTATCGTGGTTTTGCCATGAACGGCAATAGCGCCCTGTTCAGTGCGCATATTGTTGAAATTGCGGTCAGCAAACCGGGGCAATTCCGTCTGGTAAAAATTACCGCTGGCATCAATCCGGGAATCGTTGCCAATCCCAAAGCAGTTGAGGCGCAGATGATGGGTGGTACCTTGTTTGGTTTGTCTGCTGCGTTGTTTGGCGAAATCAGTTTCAAGGATGGCCAGGTAGAGCAGGGCAATTTTGATAGCTATCGCCTGGTCACGCTGGCGCAGACACCAGTACTGGACGTCATGGTCATGAGTACGGGTGACAAGCCGGAAGGCGTGGGCGAAGAAGGCCCGCCATCGATAGGCCCGGCCATTGCCAATGCCTTGCTGGCAGCCAGTGGCAAACCAATCACACGCCTGCCTGTGACGCAGGCTGGATGGACGCTGGTGGCGTAAAAATATTTACTGCAGCTTGCTGTGACTGCTGGTATCGTGCAATTCTCAAATCTGAATTTACACTATTCCAGGAGATAAAAATGACGATAGCAAACTGGTGCGTATTGGCAGCCTGCCTGTTACCGGTAGTGACAGTTGGCCTGGCCAAGGGCGGCTCAGCCAAAGTCCCGCGTGAAGCAGGCAGGTATGACAATGATAATCCCAGAGAGTGGGCCAAAAACCTGAGTGGCTGGCGGCAGCGTGCCAATGCGGCGCAGCAAAACGGCTTTGAAGCCCTGCCGCTGTTT
This is a stretch of genomic DNA from Undibacterium sp. KW1. It encodes these proteins:
- a CDS encoding MAPEG family protein, with the protein product MTIANWCVLAACLLPVVTVGLAKGGSAKVPREAGRYDNDNPREWAKNLSGWRQRANAAQQNGFEALPLFIAAVVLAQQAHADQTRIDQLAVLFIAIRIVYIIVYLMNQGTLRTLVWAGGVATSIAILLMAQA
- a CDS encoding molybdopterin cofactor-binding domain-containing protein, coding for MTTLASPARRNFLKSSLVAGAWVLGSSTIPMLDSLAADETSKAGSPLNSPFDFWLSMDGTGVVTAYTTVTNLGQGTHAAIAQIVAEELEMSIANVRIEHAPVVKQFHREWPPGITTFGSAGFNTAMVTIAPACAAARQMLLQAAALQWQVDVKDCMAIQAQVNHAATGRSLPYTALIKAAAMLTPPEKPIIKPPKDWKVLGQSAPRPDIPARVDGSAVFGIDVQRPGMLMAAVLHAPRFGSSLQSVDDNPALAVKGVRKVVHLPNAVAVVAERYWIAHKAVQLLKPVWQDGAHASINTAEMRTSLLRAVAAGDGKLSPRPKKQKEGAAETAMSEASSIIDTSFDVPFLAHATMEPLNATVEVTATGAQVWLSTQSQTDTQNGVAKALGFQPEQVQIYTQHVGGGFGRRLEHDFAIEAALIAKAAGAIVKTIWSRENDMRSGYYRPITAARVQLALDKDYLPMVLRLDTAGPSLLEYTQVTNSPARDGLDWTYIMGWFGSSYKFPLFDTRWTRVDFGVPCSYWRSVGNSQNCFFLEHTLEQAARKAGMDSLEYRRRLLQHNPKALAFVNALAEHAGWSKPLPKGHYRGFAMNGNSALFSAHIVEIAVSKPGQFRLVKITAGINPGIVANPKAVEAQMMGGTLFGLSAALFGEISFKDGQVEQGNFDSYRLVTLAQTPVLDVMVMSTGDKPEGVGEEGPPSIGPAIANALLAASGKPITRLPVTQAGWTLVA
- a CDS encoding sensor histidine kinase, whose translation is MENARPDTPVLNQVPPLTAISLLKLLLSNIVVWTSLCAIGALGNYGDLVKYGTTQRSFSEILWFWVSSHLLMMVFSTCLYLIFMRYERFLSKAKGIALAYAIMLLGFLPLEVMYIAILDLLKDKPGFGLQDIVSTAFNMRNFTIFLEFAWSTGTFIAVLAICTWRQARVRERALQQSMNDVLHLRLDLEQQRLDALRGQLEPHFIFNCLNAISALVRSDDKRIALTGLNRLSDLLRYALTASSRDWVSLEAEMTFIRDYLELQRLRYGARLQISITGDTADVLTVDCPPLLLQPLLENALRHDLDCHEGSSDIRMQFKLDGKELSIKVSNSVTDGTAANPGLGLGLPQTRARLELMYAGRASMHSGRIQDEGQQRYEVEIRMPLLMPESATT
- a CDS encoding (2Fe-2S)-binding protein; the encoded protein is MKLKVNGQVRTCQADGDTPLLWILREDLGLTGTKFGCGAGLCGACTVHLDGQALRSCLVPVEGLNGRNITTIEGLSPDRSHVLQQAWIEHQVPQCGYCQSGMLMAAAALLKTTPRPSDKQIDAVMTNLCRCGTYPRVRAAIHTAAAKLKPLAGKKGIKA